The following are encoded together in the Brassica napus cultivar Da-Ae chromosome A9, Da-Ae, whole genome shotgun sequence genome:
- the LOC106370267 gene encoding VQ motif-containing protein 29-like produces the protein MEATSQPCFSHNYLRSSENYNSSLHSTRKQPAKPWKRPVTASLQRMHPRVYRVEPVNFKELVQSLTGAPQDHERDEVHQVETKPLLKVQHGLVEVRQPLKIFHETTNQENPLAFDLSPSSSRFWEAFPLLSPANLSRW, from the coding sequence ATGGAAGCTACTTCACAGCCTTGTTTCTCTCATAATTACCTTAGATCATCTGAAAACTACAACTCATCGCTCCATTCGACACGAAAGCAACCTGCAAAGCCATGGAAAAGACCCGTAACAGCTTCGCTTCAACGAATGCATCCCAGAGTTTACCGAGTCGAGCCTGTGAACTTCAAAGAGTTGGTTCAGAGTCTAACCGGCGCACCACAAGATCATGAGAGAGATGAGGTGCATCAAGTTGAAACTAAGCCACTACTCAAGGTGCAACACGGTCTAGTTGAGGTTAGGCAGCCACTCAAGATTTTCCATGAAACAACGAATCAAGAGAACCCACTGGCGTTTGATCTGTCTCCTTCATCATCTCGTTTTTGGGAAGCTTTCCCTCTTCTCAGTCCTGCGAATCTATCAAGATGGTAG